GCCAGTCATTGCTCTACAAGACAACGAGTGCATTTTTTCTCGGTAAGAGACTTATTCTTCATGATTGCAACAAACATATCAATCTCCACAATCACTTCATCAGAGAATGTGTTGAGAAAGGTACTGTGGTCATGGAGATTGTCAGGACAAGCAAGCAGAACACCCACATTTTGACGAAGTCGCTTGGGCTTGTGTGATTCCAGGAGCTGCGTGCATTGACCAGGATCATCGACATCGCCTCTATGCAATTGGGTTGAAGGGGAAGATGTTTACCTTTTTAACCAGCTACCATAGAAAGGTTGGGCGGGCCAGAGACTGCAAACTTTGCTATCAAACTGAAAATCAATGCATTGTTGTGGGCTAGGCTTCCTATAAAACGATTTTTCTTCTTCAGTTCTGGGCAGGCTACAGCCCATCTGGCCTTGCGTAGCTCCGCCGGTGCTTTTAACCACATCGCTCCACACCGTGGACGTGACGGAGCTGGACCTTGCCTAGAGCACCATCTTGTCCGGCAACACGACATGGCATTCATGCTTGCAGGCAAGGCCAAGGTCGGCTCACGCTCGCGTTCCATACAAAAGTTTACTAGTCCGAGATGCCATCACTGAGAGCGGCCGCGTTGGCACCGGAGATGCAACGTGTCTGCCGATTTTATCATTGCTACTAGTCGAGCACGGCATGGCCATGGGCAACCATGCCGGCAGCGGAGACGAGAGGCAGGAACATGCGCTTGTTCAACAGCGAGGAGCAGCAGCGGCAGGACGACGTGCATACGTTCCGCGACGGGGCATTAAAACGTAACAGCTAAGATGAAAAGCATATTCAAATAAACTATAGTTTGCTGGCACCATGTCATCAACTTATACAAAACAAAAATCCACATACAAGGAAAGAAACGATTCTCTGGCTGACCCATCCCATCTTGTTAGAGATTCGTGCACCCATGCAATGTATTCATCCctatatctgaaccaatctgagagCACCCATGCGTGTATTCATCTCTATATCTAAACCCATCCGAGACAACTTTATGGAGCAAAATGCTGCGGTTTACTATGCTAGAGAAACAAGTACGAAACTATGCTAGTACTAAGGAGTAAACCTTGTAAATTGAATGGAATCACTTCGAGCCGAGGAAACAACTAGACGGCAGTCAGTAAAACCAACAATGCATGATTGTGATTCATACACGCACAAAAAAAAACAATGCATTCCAGTGATCATACAGGCTATGCAATGTTTGTTCGCATCAACCTACAAGTTTCATGTCGAATAGATTGTACCATGTTACACAATATCACAACTATAGCATAGTGCTCGCCAGCCAAACTGCAGGTCATCATAATTTAACTGAAAACAAGTTGAGGGGCCATCTTTGATTCTCTCATCTTTCGATCTTTGTCTTCACTGGTCTCCCTTGGTAACAGCCTGTGCTTCTACCCCCTCCTTGGTGTAGCTAGCATAAATTCCAACTGGAACAAGGATGAGAAGTGCCATCTTGGCAGTTCCATGGATCACACCATCAATCGTACGTGCGTAGGACTCGACAAGCCTGCAGGGGGAAAGATGTAGGTCAAATGAGATTATATGTATATCGAACAAACAAACAAACAGGAAATTAAGGATGCCTGCATCTTGTTTGTTCGTCTGGCATTGTACGTACAACTTAAACTCATCCTTTTCTGGAGGTTCCCTCATCCTTCTCTCTATGTCCGCCTTGTACTGGGCCCACATAGATCTCAGCTTCTGCATCTTCTTTTGCATCCAGGTCTCGCAAGCAGGCTGGATTGATACACACAAGTAATGGTCACTGTACTTGCTTTGCACCATTAATCACTAAGTAAGCGCTGATTGCAATTGgtaattaattaagaagaagagtgGCTCGATCATCTGCTGTCAATTAAGTGAGGTTTGCATGTGCAGCAACTAGTCAAAGAATCATACTTACTGTATTATGAATAAATGAAGTCACAGAATCATACTAGATAGAAAGTGCATCAAGCGGAGAATGAGGCAGTTCAAGATATCAAAACCGCATCAACATACTTCCTccgtactaaagttagtataaagttaagacacttattttgagacgaagGGAGTACACCTTTATGTGATGCAATTAATGGTTTGCTAAAGGGGATGGGCGAAAATACATGCTCAGATCACCCAGGGAAACAAGTTGCTTAACGATATGATTTGCATGCAGTCCATGTGGATGTACAAGAGACGAGTATGACCATGATAAGCCAGTACGTATGCTCTTGTTTCTAATATAGAAAATACAAGAGACGAGTGCATATTGCTGTTTTGATTGCACGTAATTCGATTATCGCAGGCTACTCCTTGATGTCGTGAGATACCTTGGTGGCGAGCTGGCGGGAGCGCATGAAGCCGCTTGGCACAAGCCGGCGTCCCTCCTGCGCGGCCGCCGCCTGCGTTCGCTGCAGCTGGGAGCCACCGAGCCTCCTTGCGGCGCACCGAACCGCCAACATCGTCGCCAGCCTGCCAACGATTGGTTAGGGATTAGGATGACAGGTCCATCACAATTCACCACCGCAGGACGGACAGCAGGCCGCGGCTCCCCAGCACGGTCTGTGAAGATTTCGTAGATTTTGGTGAGCGTACCTTGGTGGTCGATCTGGGAGTTTCTTCGTCAGGAGGCCGGCTAGGGTTCCTCGTGCGTTTTCCTTCCACCTCCACCGACAACAAGAAGGGGTGGGTTTGTTTTTAGGGAGAACTCCACGAGTTTTATTGATTTAATGAGATGTTTGCAGGCTTTTTTTCTTTCTTGCGGGGTATGTTTACAGGGTCATCTCTCATGTGGTTTATATCCAAAGTCAAACATACCCACCAAGGTCAAGGTGCATTTACCCGTAAAAGAAAAGGTCAAGGTGCATTTTCCAAGATTGTagccttcttcttttttttaagGAAGATTGTAGCCTTCATAGTTtacacactagtaggaaaagggacTTTTaacccggttcataagggcctttagtcccggttctggaaccgggactaaagggcttactaatgccctagccctttagtcccggttcttacacgaaccgggactaaaggccgtccacatggccggtgcggggagcccaggcaggagggcctttggtcccggttggtgccaccaaccgggaccaataggcagggccttttgtcccggttggtgtcaccaaccgggaccaataggcatccacgcgtcagcagctggcaggagctgaggtttttgttttttttgaaagggggtggtttaggggttttggggggttaatttaggtgtttcatatattgtgttagctagctaattaatagagagaagtgtcctctcttatctccgtgcttggtcgacgctacgtactatatacgtatggagaggagtagacacgctagctagtaatcaaatgaaggaaacagaagatcgtcatgaacatatgcatacagagagaagtgatatcgaccacctctccttctccgagatattggtcgaacaacaagttctcgtatatctatccgacactaccggctacatatatacaataattatctcttacaatacaatctcctaattaaattgtaggaacacagggtccacatagtattctccgttttcagcgatcacgtggtcaaggaagaatgccgccaattcctcttgaattcctcgcatacgatcttctgctaggagttcatcccgcttccgaaacatctaatttgaagaagggggtcaatacatatatatatgaataaatgaaactcaacacaaatgatggtaataaaataaaattgtgaatattattgcttacgcacttcatattgttcttcagtgtagccccgctcacaggtcgtgtagcggatggactcgcaaacgtagtatccacagtaattattcccgggttcctgccacaaccactttacaagaaatagaggtcaatcaaactgataagcaagcatgctaaatggtattgatgaaactagcgcttgaatcactaggagatgcgcggaacatgctactatagtacttactttcgggtgattaaattgcagcttcttcggcagtcccggagcttttgaggtgaattttctccaaaccctgccagacaaagaaaacaattacttgatatcaggaaatgaacaaagttgctgatatggtggataatgatcgatttaacttacttctcgagcatttgagtcatgttcgcatagtcctggggatcttttcgtctcgagtctaagacggttactactccctgctcaagcttaatctctaggagaatatagtggaagctgcgcatgcatgcataagtcatcaattacattaccataacctggactaataagggaaaccgaatatgcacaagacagtaacactcacttgaagttgtaaggaaagagtattatatctttgttttgatttaataccaacgattgtagcaagttggcctcggcttctttgggatgtttttcaaccgtatatgcatctatgagatttgtgttaatgaacccaatatcaccgatttgtcttttcttcaattcggcgatcttcaatctgcataatatagtgaggataagtataaatacatgcaatgaaagagctgacctatatagagagacttaatgacagaagtagtactacttacagacagtagcaagtgatcgttgttttatcgagggccttttgattgtaaaactggaagaaatcctcaaatggaacattcagcagatcaattccaacgaggtcatgctccggtttaactctcagcgtcaaagtatccatcccatcagactctctgcaggttttcatgtaccaatcatgtagtcttcgcatcatcgtgcttagagatctttcatctttgacgagaggcttcccgtaatggtatttgtgttcgtccacctccatgatttcataatgtacatcgtcgggcaggtaatctccaagattgctataaccgggcaccatactcggatcattagcgacgatgtcttttgacaccttgagcggggggcacgattggttcgcttgttcgccgagctgggcaatttttttcccagctcgtcgttcttttaaccttttatcactgacagtacttcccgaccgctccgcttcggcatatgtctttgcaagaatgcgctcatagttgcctctcggcggagactttggtggttttgtcagggcagccagagtgcgctttgctttcaccggatctaccttctcctccggaggtggatgtttctttgctttcaccccttcaaagaagtttgtcacttcggctcgcacgatcttcctggtttcctcctcggtcctctcgtatggtaacttctctggagtcttcagagaaggaccgaatctgtattgcctcccgcctctggcagctgtactgctagacgccggcagagcagacggagcggctgcggctgtcttctttccttgcttacgaggcggaggagaaggactacgacgcgccggagcagccgcagcggcggcgggtctcttccgcccttgctgacgaggcggagaaggaggaggctggctgctctggcgcgccggcgctggcggagaaggaggcggagtgccgccacgcgccggagaaggaggctgagtgccctgatcactcgccggaggaggaggcggaggaggaggcggagtgcccttactcgccggagccgtccagttcggaagcttgatgagctccttccgccataggcatggagtcttcagagcagaacccagccgagtctccccttcaccggtagggtggtcaagctggagctcctcaaatccctccgttatttcatccaccatcaccctagcatatccttctggaatcggccggcagtggtaggttgcgccgggttcaggaggtaaaacagagccaacagccgccttgactttgaagttctgccattccgccataaggtggcaatgttgagactccgtgatagcatccacggggtagctagcaggagccgcatgctccagctgaagcagctcggtggaagccacgctgcttctccgctgagatggcggtgtagcttcgggggcagtttcggcatctcgattgccgtctcgttcctctagcgcttgaaccctttcgtgcagcttctgaatttggatctgctccacttttttcctcctctcctggcttttgtaaccgcccgcgtccggaaaaccagccttccacggaacggagcctggcgtgcctcgtgtccgtccagggtgctcaggattcccgagggccattgtgagctcgtcgttctctctgtctggaacgaacgtcccttcctgcgctctatcgatatattgctgaatcttcttgactggtattctcaaaagctcgttcgtccaaacgcacctccctgatacagggtccaaggttccgccagccccgaagaaccaagtccggcaacggtctgtccagttcattgtctgtggttcgatccctttttcaagcagatcattctcagccttggcccacttaggtcgggctttgaggtagccacctgaccccgtgcgatggtgaagcttcttcttcgcagcattcttcttgtttgtcgctgacatcttcttactcttttccgatgtcttgtgggccacaaatgcgggccagtgatctctgatcttctcataccggccgatgaattctggtgtctcttctttgtcgacaaacgttttcagctcattcttccacctcctgaataggtctgccatcttcttaagagcatgagacttgattaattgctctataactggcttctccggatcctcctctggcggtagggtgaaatttgccttcagctcagtccaaagatcatctttctgcatatcattgacataagacacctcagggtcttccttcttaggcttataccattggtggatgctgatcgggatcttgtccctaactagaaccccgcactgagcagcaaatgcatcctttgtccggaggggttcaatcggttggccgtcgcgcgcgattgctgtgatctcaaacctttcatccgagcgcaactttctcttcgggcctcgtctctttaccgaagttgtgctcgatccggagggctagaaaaaagaagaaagacgagtgttaattaatatgtgtacataccaaaacaatgaatgcatcaattagctagtcagcacaggcttaactaatatatttacctggccggactctgttcggtcaccggagccgtcaccacgggctccttcttgcaccagcattgggtcaccggagccatcataatcatgtctttcctcctccactcttcgatcaccgtagcctgcttcttcaccctgttcttccagaccatcattgtcgttaagatacgacaagatatcacctccggctaagattatgtcccccaacacctcttctgcttgctcatctcgtccgtgctccattgtttctgcaaatattacaacatggcaattattacacaaacatgacagcaggtggatatattagtgcaaacgtagacctagcttattccgggtttggggtggcctaggcaacgcttcaagggtaggggcgcggcgggagggggtaggagaccgacatcgtttttttctagggtttgggtgtcctcgagagttttggtcgagcgagagggccggggggtgctcccgtggtataagttatcacggtcgagagggggtataaatatcgaccgtccatcatgtcgaagttatctgggagggagttatatatatatatcgacaacgacgacatacatacatgggaaaataatgttatcggggagggggtatatcgacccccccccccacgtgttgaagttatcgggagggggttatatcgacaacgacgacatacgtacatgggaaaataatattatcggcggggagggggtatatcgaccccccctcgtgttgaagttatcgggagaggggtatatcgacgacgacagacccgataaaacataagaaaacgaagaagaaataaaaagaggagaagaagaaaaggaatagaggagaagatcgaagaaaaagaagaagaaaaaaagaggagaagaagaaaggaatagaggagagaagaagaaaaaatattttttctattttttcttcttctcttctattcctttcttcttctcctcttctttttcttcttttttcctcttcttatttatttctcctcttctctcttctttctcttttcctcttctttttctcctcttctccttcttcctcttcttattttcctttttatatgaacatatcatcatatatatgaacatacattttctttgcatatgcatatgaacatacattttctttgcatatgcatatgaacatacatacatacatacatttttctttcaaatgaacatacatacatacattttctttgcatatgaccatacatacatttttctttgcatatgaccattcatacattttctttgcatatgctttg
This DNA window, taken from Triticum aestivum cultivar Chinese Spring chromosome 1D, IWGSC CS RefSeq v2.1, whole genome shotgun sequence, encodes the following:
- the LOC123179234 gene encoding uncharacterized protein, with amino-acid sequence MLAVRCAARRLGGSQLQRTQAAAAQEGRRLVPSGFMRSRQLATKPACETWMQKKMQKLRSMWAQYKADIERRMREPPEKDEFKLLVESYARTIDGVIHGTAKMALLILVPVGIYASYTKEGVEAQAVTKGDQ